A genomic window from Cyprinus carpio isolate SPL01 chromosome A2, ASM1834038v1, whole genome shotgun sequence includes:
- the cop1 gene encoding E3 ubiquitin-protein ligase COP1: MSNTRQQQQQQQSGGSAGSVPGTSSGTLSSSSGGGAGGSNSGSSGAQNGNSSGNGVSSRTLGSVAEGQSARLGSSSRKRPLYNGLINPYEDKSNDFVCPICFEMIEEAHMTKCGHSFCYKCIRQSLEDSNRCPKCNYVIDNVDQLYPNFLVNELILKQKQRSEEKRLKRDHPNGTKWQVFQDVLGADQENMDLANVNYILEYLLQKKKQLEAESQAAQRQILMEFLKEARRNKREQLEQLQKELNFLEEDIKRVEEMSGMYTVSEMDPNLDSTVPQFEAPSPAPSSSIIDPTEYMQHPFGGSSQGKRQTWYNSTLASRRKRLTAHFEDLEQCYFSNRMSRITDDSRTVNQLDDFMECLSKFTRYNSVRPLATLSYASDLYNGSSIVSSIEFDRDCDYFAIAGVTKKIKVFEYGTVIQDAVDIHYPVNEMTCNSKISCISWSSYHKNLLASSDYEGTVILWDGFTGQRSKVYQEHEKRCWSVDFNLMDPKLLASGSDDAKVKLWSTNLDNSVASIEAKANVCCVKFSPSSRYHLAFGCADHCVHYYDLRNTKQPIMVFKGHRKAVSYAKFVNGEEIVSASTDSQLKLWNVNKPHCLRSFKGHINEKNFVGLASNGDYVACGSENNSLYLYYKGLSKTLLTFKFDTVKSVLDKDKKEDDTNEFVSAVCWRALPDGESNVLIAANSQGTIKVLELV, translated from the exons ATGTCAAACACTcgacagcaacagcagcagcagcagtctggCGGTTCAGCGGGGTCCGTCCCTGGGACGAGCTCTGGAACTTTGAGTAGCAGTAGCGGCGGCGGCGCCGGTGGATCAAACAGCGGGAGCAGCGGGGCTCAGAACGGGAATAGCTCGGGTAACGGGGTGTCCTCGCGAACTTTGGGCTCAGTTGCCGAGGGACAGAGCGCTCGACTGGGCTCGTCGAGTAGGAAAAGACCCTTGTACAACGGTTTGATCAATCCCTATGAGGACAAGAGTAATGATTTTGTATG ccctATATGTTTTGAGATGATAGAGGAAGCTCACATGACAAAGTGTGGCCACAGTTTCTG TTATAAATGTATACGACAGAGTTTGGAGGACAGCAACAGATGCCCGAAATGTAATTATGTCATTGATAATGTGGATCAACTCTACCCCAACTTCTTAG TGAATGAACTGatcctaaaacaaaaacaaagatctGAAGAGAAGCGTCTGAAACGGGATCACCCT AATGGAACCAAATGGCAGGTTTTTCAAGATGTCCTTGGTGCAGATCAAGAGAATATGGATTTAGCAAATGTCAACTACATATTAGAGTACCTgttgcaaaaaaagaaacaactggAGGCG GAATCTCAAGCTGCTCAGCGCCAGATCTTAATGGAGTTCCTGAAAGAAGCCAGAAGAAATAAAAGAGAG CAACTGGAGCAGTTACAAAAAGAACTGAACTTTTTGGAGGAGGATATCAAACGAGTTGAG gaaatgAGTGGTATGTACACAGTGAGTGAAATGGACCCCAATTTAGACAGTACTGTACCCCAGTTTGAAGCTCCCTCTCCTGCACCCAG CAGTAGCATAATAGACCCCACGGAATACATGCAACACCCTTTTGGTGGAAGCTCACAg GGTAAAAGACAAACTTGGTATAACAGCACTCTGGCGTCACGACGAAAGAGACTGACGGCACACTTTGAGGATCTGGAACAGTGTTATTTCTCCAATAGGATGTCTCGAATAACGG ATGACAGCAGGACTGTTAACCAACTGGATGATTTCATGGAGTGTCTATCAAAATTTACCCGTTACAACTCTGTGAGGCCTCTGGCCACCCTATCTTACGCTAGTGACCTCTATAATGGCTCCAGTATTGTGTCCAG CATTGAGTTTGACCGCGACTGTGATTACTTTGCCATTGCCGGTGTCACTAAGAAAATTAAAGTGTTTGAGTATGGCACTGTGATCCAGGATGCTGTGGACATTCATTATCCTGTCAACGAGATGACATGTAACTCTAAAATTAG CTGTATCAGCTGGAGTAGCTACCACAAAAATCTGTTAGCGAGCAGCGACTATGAGGGGACTGTCATTCTTTGGGATGGGTTCACGGGACAGAGGTCAAAGGTCTACCAG GAGCATGAGAAGCGGTGTTGGAGTGTTGATTTCAACCTTATGGACCCCAAGCTATTAGCATCAGGATCAGATGATGCAAAAG TTAAGTTGTGGTCCACCAACCTGGACAATTCAGTAGCCAGCATTGAAGCGAAGGCCAATGTATGCTGTGTCAAGTTCAGTCCATCCTCTCGATATCACCTTGCCTTTGGTTGTGCAG ACCACTGTGTGCACTACTATGACCTGAGAAACACTAAGCAGCCCATCATGGTTTTCAAAGGCCACAGGAAAGCAGTGTCCTATGCCAAATTTGTCAATGGAGAAGAGATTGTGTCTGC ATCAACAGACAGCCAGCTGAAACTCTGGAACGTGAACAAGCCGCATTGTTTGCGCTCCTTTAAAGGCCACATCAACGAGAAGAACTTTGTGGGTCTGGCATCTAATGGAGACTATGTAGCATGTG GAAGTGAAAACAACTCACTGTACTTGTACTACAAGGGGCTCTCCAAGACGCTATTAACTTTCAAGTTTGACACTGTGAAGAGTGTCCTGGACAAGGACAAGAAAGAGGACGACACCAATGAGTTTGTCAGTGCAGTGTGCTGGCGCGCTCTACCTGATGGG GAGTCAAATGTGTTGATTGCAGCCAACAGTCAAGGAACAATCAAG GTACTTGAGCTGGTCTGA